In Bombus pyrosoma isolate SC7728 linkage group LG2, ASM1482585v1, whole genome shotgun sequence, a genomic segment contains:
- the LOC122577742 gene encoding LIM domain only protein 3-like, which translates to MDVTKSEPSKNGAVQRECGGCGEVITERYLLKVLDMFWHEDCLKCNSCNCRLVEAGPSLFIKSNLILCKKDYLKLFGHTGHCAACNKTIPAFEMVMRARTNVYHLECFACQQCNYRFCIGDKFFLCENKILCESDYEERLVFANMAVHPPSTATLAHIKRQVIHLQPQIMSPGGPQRQVNGEATHNHNGYATPASSSAHNILTSMNNLNGINAQAPYDTK; encoded by the exons atggATGTGACCAAAAGCGAGCCGAGCAAGAACGGGGCAGTGCAACGAGAATGTGGTGGCTGTGGAGAGGTGATCACAGAAAG GTATCTTCTGAAGGTATTGGACATGTTCTGGCACGAAGACTGCTTGAAGTGTAACAGCTGCAACTGCAGACTCGTGGAAGCTGGCCCGTCGCTTTTTATAAAGTCTAATCTTATATTGTGCAAGAAGGATTATCTAAA ACTCTTTGGACACACTGGTCACTGTGCGGCCTGCAATAAAACCATTCCAGCCTTCGAGATGGTGATGAGGGCGAGAACGAACGTTTATCACTTGGAGTGTTTTGCGTGTCAACAATGTAATTACAG ATTCTGTATAGGCGACAAGTTCTTCTTGTGCGAGAACAAAATCCTGTGCGAGAGCGACTACGAGGAAAGACTGGTTTTTGCGAACATGGCGGTGCATCCGCCATCGACCGCGACTCTGGCGCACATCAAGAGACAAGTGATTCATCTTCAACCACAG ATCATGTCTCCGGGAGGCCCGCAGAGACAAGTAAACGGAGAGGCGACCCATAACCACAATGGATACGCAACGCCAGCGAGCTCGAGCGCCCATAACATCCTAACCtccatgaataatttaaacggTATCAATGCACAAGCACCTTACGATACCAAATGA